A portion of the Krasilnikovia cinnamomea genome contains these proteins:
- a CDS encoding glycosyltransferase — protein MNILLWHVHGSWTTAFVQGKHRYLIPVNQRRDAWGRGRARTFDWPSSAEELPLDQIRDADVAIVQRPEELALVPPGLPVIYVEHNTPKGDVPNTRHPAAGRDDLVIAHVTHFNELFWDTGGTRTTVIEHGVVEPAARWSGELDRLAVVTNEPVRRGRVTGTDLFDRFAAVAPLDVFGMGVAGLAGQRITVHDDPPQREMHEQVARRRAYAHLCRWTSLGLSLIEAMQMGMPVLALATTEAVEAVPPDAGVLSTRVDTLIDAAHWLLDDPDAARRLGDRARQVALTRYGLDRFLADWDRLLEEETCASR, from the coding sequence GTGAACATCCTGCTCTGGCACGTGCACGGCTCCTGGACCACCGCGTTCGTCCAGGGCAAGCACCGCTACCTCATACCGGTCAACCAGCGACGCGATGCCTGGGGCCGGGGCCGTGCCCGCACCTTCGACTGGCCGTCCAGCGCCGAGGAGTTGCCGCTGGATCAGATCCGCGACGCCGACGTGGCGATCGTGCAGCGGCCCGAGGAACTCGCGCTGGTGCCACCGGGCCTGCCGGTGATCTATGTGGAGCACAACACCCCGAAGGGGGACGTCCCGAACACCCGGCACCCGGCGGCCGGCCGGGACGACCTGGTGATCGCCCACGTCACCCACTTCAACGAGTTGTTCTGGGACACGGGCGGCACCCGCACCACGGTGATCGAACACGGTGTCGTCGAACCGGCCGCCCGGTGGAGCGGCGAGCTGGACCGCCTCGCCGTCGTCACGAACGAGCCGGTCCGGCGCGGCCGGGTCACCGGTACCGACCTGTTCGACCGGTTCGCCGCGGTGGCGCCGCTCGACGTGTTCGGGATGGGCGTGGCGGGCCTGGCCGGGCAACGGATCACCGTCCACGACGACCCCCCGCAACGCGAGATGCACGAGCAGGTCGCGCGCCGCCGCGCCTACGCGCACCTGTGCCGGTGGACCTCGCTCGGGCTCAGCCTGATCGAGGCCATGCAGATGGGCATGCCGGTGCTCGCCCTGGCCACCACCGAGGCGGTCGAGGCGGTGCCGCCCGACGCCGGTGTCCTGTCCACCCGGGTCGACACCCTGATCGACGCCGCTCACTGGCTGCTCGACGACCCGGACGCGGCCCGCCGCCTCGGCGACCGCGCCCGGCAGGTCGCCCTGACCCGCTACGGGCTGGACCGGTTCCTGGCGGACTGGGACCGGCTGCTGGAGGAGGAGACATGCGCATCGCGATGA
- a CDS encoding HAD-IIIA family hydrolase yields the protein MSPLYDAVLFDRDGTLIVDVPYNGDPARVTPMPGARAALDRLRAAGLRLGVVTNQSGLARGRFTAAQLAAVNRRVDELLGPFDTWQVCPHGPAAGCGCRKPAPGLITAAARALGTTANRCAVVGDIGRDMSAAAAAGATGVLVPTPVTRPDEVAAAPTVAADLGAAADLLLHRQDLLRPAARSGPAGTVLLARSDSTGDLLLTGPAIRAVAAGAERVVLLCGPRGRAAAALLPGVDEIVEWELPWIDPQPDRIRARDIAALTTRLRATCADEAVIFTSFHQSALPLALLLRVAGIGRITAISEDYPGSLLDVRHRVPEAVPEPERARSVAAAAGFALPPGDDGALRVTAGAPRPGARGYVVVHPGASVEARACPPDTLRRAVAALAAAGNRVLVTSGPGERRLAADVAGTAGEPAGRTSLSELAALLAGASCVVTGNTGPAHLAAAVGTPVVSLFAPTVPYGKWGPYRVPHVRLGRPDAACRDTRATRCPVPGHPCLATIDPAEVVAAVARLRAATEATDTAEVAA from the coding sequence ATGAGCCCCCTGTACGACGCGGTGCTGTTCGACCGGGACGGCACACTGATCGTCGACGTGCCGTACAACGGTGACCCCGCGCGGGTCACCCCGATGCCGGGGGCGCGGGCCGCCCTGGACCGGCTGCGCGCGGCCGGTCTGCGCCTCGGCGTGGTTACCAACCAGTCCGGCCTGGCCCGGGGCCGCTTCACGGCGGCGCAACTGGCGGCCGTCAACCGCCGGGTCGACGAGCTGCTGGGCCCGTTCGACACCTGGCAGGTGTGCCCGCACGGGCCCGCTGCCGGCTGCGGCTGCCGCAAGCCCGCGCCGGGCCTGATCACCGCGGCCGCCCGGGCGCTGGGCACCACCGCGAACCGGTGCGCCGTGGTCGGCGACATCGGACGCGACATGAGCGCCGCGGCCGCCGCCGGGGCCACCGGCGTGCTGGTGCCGACGCCGGTGACCCGGCCCGACGAGGTCGCCGCCGCACCGACCGTCGCCGCCGACCTGGGCGCCGCCGCCGACCTGCTGCTGCACCGGCAGGACCTGCTCCGGCCGGCGGCCCGCAGCGGACCGGCCGGCACCGTGCTGCTGGCGCGTTCCGACTCGACCGGCGATCTGCTGCTCACCGGGCCGGCCATCCGGGCCGTGGCGGCCGGCGCGGAACGCGTGGTGCTGCTGTGCGGGCCGCGCGGCCGCGCCGCCGCCGCCCTGCTGCCCGGCGTCGACGAGATCGTCGAGTGGGAACTGCCGTGGATCGACCCGCAGCCCGACCGGATCCGCGCCCGCGACATCGCGGCGCTCACCACGCGCCTGCGCGCCACCTGCGCCGACGAGGCGGTCATCTTCACGTCGTTCCACCAGTCCGCGCTGCCGCTGGCCCTGCTGCTGCGCGTCGCCGGGATCGGGCGGATCACCGCGATCAGCGAGGACTACCCGGGCTCCCTGCTGGACGTGCGGCACCGCGTACCCGAGGCCGTGCCCGAGCCCGAACGGGCCCGCAGCGTGGCCGCCGCCGCCGGTTTCGCCCTGCCCCCGGGCGACGACGGCGCGCTGCGCGTCACCGCGGGCGCCCCGCGGCCCGGCGCGCGAGGCTACGTCGTGGTGCATCCCGGTGCCAGCGTCGAGGCGCGCGCGTGCCCGCCGGACACCCTGCGCCGCGCCGTCGCCGCGCTGGCGGCGGCGGGAAACCGGGTCCTGGTCACCAGCGGACCGGGGGAGCGGCGGCTGGCCGCCGACGTCGCCGGGACCGCCGGGGAACCGGCGGGGCGCACGTCGCTGTCCGAGCTGGCCGCCCTGCTGGCCGGGGCGTCCTGTGTGGTCACCGGCAACACCGGGCCCGCGCACCTGGCCGCCGCGGTCGGCACCCCCGTGGTGAGCCTGTTCGCCCCGACCGTGCCGTACGGAAAGTGGGGTCCCTACCGGGTGCCGCACGTGCGGCTCGGCCGGCCCGACGCGGCGTGCCGCGACACCCGCGCGACGCGCTGCCCGGTGCCGGGCCACCCGTGCCTGGCGACGATCGACCCGGCCGAGGTCGTCGCCGCCGTGGCGAGGCTGCGCGCCGCGACCGAGGCCACGGACACCGCGGAGGTGGCGGCGTGA
- a CDS encoding carbamoyltransferase family protein: MRVLGINAIFHDPAAALVVDGQVVAAAEEERFSRRKHGKRPVPYAAWELPELAAAWCLEAGGLTPGDLDAVAYSFDPSLTRDAASLGLDDPSDHLRRDYARRAPQFLATALPGLDPDQVRFVPHHVAHAASAGLSVTGDSAVLVLDGRGEVASHLAGAYRDGELTVLRTQELPHSLGLLYEDLTRHLGFLHSSDEYKVMALASYGTPRFLGMLRDLVRADGEGGFTVDRIDWAALAKARPADGELTEAHADLAASVQTRLEEVMLDLARWTYDAAGRPATLTMAGGTALNCVANARIAAEGPFDRVWVQPAAGDSGTALGAALAVAGARAEFTTAALGRGWSDAELEAELRRAALPYERPDSIAAEAARVLAGNGIVAWFQGRSEYGPRALGHRSLLAHPGDPDTQRRMNDVKGREQFRPIAPMVRAERFAEIFEGVCPSPYMLFVHRVRPPWRNRIPAVTHVDGTARVQTVHPETEPLVAEMLAEFERHTGLPVVVNTSLNTAGRPMVDTPREAMELFGSAPVDLLAMGPFAVHRGRTFGRVSAGGTA, from the coding sequence ATGCGAGTGCTGGGAATCAACGCGATCTTCCACGACCCCGCCGCCGCGCTGGTGGTGGACGGCCAGGTCGTCGCGGCCGCCGAGGAGGAACGGTTCAGCCGCCGTAAACACGGCAAAAGGCCGGTCCCGTACGCCGCGTGGGAGCTGCCCGAACTGGCCGCCGCCTGGTGCCTGGAGGCCGGCGGGCTAACCCCCGGCGACCTGGACGCGGTCGCGTACTCCTTCGATCCGTCACTGACCCGGGACGCGGCGTCGCTGGGCCTCGACGATCCGTCCGACCATCTGCGGCGCGACTACGCCCGCCGCGCGCCGCAGTTCCTCGCCACCGCGCTGCCTGGCCTCGACCCCGACCAGGTGCGCTTCGTGCCGCACCACGTGGCGCACGCCGCGTCGGCCGGGCTGTCGGTGACCGGCGACAGCGCCGTGCTCGTGCTCGACGGGCGCGGCGAGGTCGCCAGCCATCTGGCCGGCGCCTACCGCGACGGCGAGCTGACCGTGCTGCGCACCCAGGAACTGCCGCACTCGCTGGGCCTGCTCTACGAGGACCTCACCCGGCACCTCGGCTTCCTGCACTCCAGCGACGAGTACAAGGTGATGGCCCTCGCCTCGTACGGCACGCCCCGCTTCCTCGGCATGCTCCGCGACCTCGTCCGGGCCGACGGCGAGGGCGGTTTCACCGTGGACCGGATCGACTGGGCGGCCCTGGCCAAGGCGCGCCCCGCCGACGGCGAACTCACCGAGGCGCACGCCGACCTGGCCGCCAGCGTGCAGACCCGGCTGGAAGAGGTGATGCTCGACCTGGCCCGCTGGACGTACGACGCGGCCGGGCGCCCGGCCACCCTCACCATGGCCGGCGGCACCGCGCTCAACTGCGTGGCCAACGCCCGGATCGCCGCCGAGGGCCCGTTCGACCGGGTGTGGGTGCAGCCCGCCGCCGGTGACTCGGGCACCGCGCTGGGCGCCGCCCTCGCCGTCGCCGGGGCCCGCGCCGAGTTCACCACGGCCGCGCTCGGCCGGGGCTGGAGCGACGCCGAGCTGGAGGCCGAACTGCGCCGGGCCGCGCTGCCCTACGAGCGGCCCGACTCCATCGCCGCCGAGGCCGCCCGGGTGCTGGCGGGCAACGGCATCGTCGCCTGGTTCCAGGGCCGCTCCGAGTACGGCCCCCGCGCGCTGGGGCACCGTTCCCTGCTGGCCCACCCGGGCGACCCGGACACCCAGCGCCGGATGAACGACGTCAAGGGCCGCGAGCAGTTCCGCCCGATCGCCCCCATGGTGCGGGCCGAACGGTTCGCCGAGATCTTCGAAGGGGTCTGCCCGAGCCCGTACATGCTGTTCGTGCACCGGGTCAGGCCACCCTGGCGGAACCGCATCCCGGCCGTCACCCACGTGGACGGCACCGCCCGCGTGCAGACCGTCCACCCGGAGACCGAGCCGCTGGTGGCCGAGATGCTGGCCGAGTTCGAGCGGCACACCGGCCTGCCGGTGGTGGTCAACACGTCGCTCAACACGGCCGGACGTCCCATGGTGGACACCCCGCGCGAGGCCATGGAACTGTTCGGCTCCGCCCCGGTCGACCTGCTGGCGATGGGCCCGTTCGCGGTCCACCGGGGACGGACGTTCGGCCGCGTGAGCGCCGGAGGCACCGCATGA
- a CDS encoding TIGR03557 family F420-dependent LLM class oxidoreductase, with translation MRIGYFLSCEEYTPAQLIEQARLAQDAGFSALWISDHYHPWNDAQGQSPFVWSIIGALSQVVTIPVTTAVTCPIMRIHPAVTAQAAATSAVLHDGRFVLGVGTGEALNEHVTGERWPFADERLDMLEEAVDVMRRLWRGDFVTHHGKHYTVEQARIYTLPPEPPKVYVSAFGPKAIEVAARIGDGYISTSPNADLLEKFRQLGGGDRPAQGAFKACYARTEDEGVETAHRLWSTAGVPGELSQVLPSPRHFEQAATLVTPEMTRSALPCGPDPAKHAEQLKTYADAGFDEVYVASIGPHYAELIDLYRREFL, from the coding sequence ATGCGAATCGGATATTTCCTCTCCTGCGAGGAGTACACGCCCGCCCAGCTGATCGAACAGGCCCGTCTCGCGCAGGACGCGGGCTTCTCCGCGCTGTGGATCTCCGACCACTACCACCCGTGGAACGACGCCCAGGGGCAGAGCCCGTTCGTCTGGTCGATCATCGGGGCACTCAGCCAGGTCGTCACGATCCCGGTGACCACGGCCGTGACCTGCCCGATCATGCGCATCCACCCGGCCGTGACCGCGCAGGCCGCGGCGACCAGCGCCGTCCTGCACGACGGCCGGTTCGTCCTCGGCGTCGGTACCGGAGAGGCGCTGAACGAGCACGTCACCGGCGAGCGCTGGCCGTTCGCCGACGAGCGCCTCGACATGCTGGAGGAGGCCGTCGACGTCATGCGGCGGTTGTGGCGGGGCGACTTCGTCACCCACCACGGCAAGCACTACACGGTCGAGCAGGCCCGGATCTACACGCTGCCGCCCGAGCCGCCGAAGGTGTACGTCTCGGCGTTCGGCCCGAAGGCCATCGAGGTGGCGGCCCGCATCGGCGACGGCTACATCTCCACCAGCCCCAACGCCGACCTGCTGGAGAAGTTCCGGCAGCTCGGCGGCGGCGACAGACCCGCGCAGGGCGCCTTCAAGGCCTGCTACGCCCGGACCGAGGACGAGGGCGTCGAGACGGCCCACCGCCTGTGGAGCACCGCCGGGGTGCCCGGCGAGCTGTCCCAGGTGCTGCCGTCGCCGCGCCACTTCGAGCAGGCCGCGACGCTGGTCACGCCGGAGATGACCCGCTCGGCGCTGCCCTGCGGGCCCGACCCGGCCAAGCACGCCGAACAGCTCAAGACGTACGCCGACGCGGGCTTCGACGAGGTGTACGTGGCCAGCATCGGCCCGCACTACGCCGAGCTGATCGACCTGTACCGCCGCGAGTTCCTGTGA
- a CDS encoding glycosyltransferase family 9 protein, which produces MILALRALGVGDLATGVPALRALRAAFPREPLLLAAPPWLTPLVDLIGGVDRVVPTDGLAPRRWRLDPPRLAVNLHGRGPQSHRLLRAAAPAELWAFASAEAGHLDGPVWNEAEHEVHRWCRLLRHHGVAADEGDLALAVPGRPVPHGVTIIHPGAKSPARRWPADRFAAVARRLRAAGHRVLVTGSAAEHDLRVRVARRAGLPASAAPVTGLAELAALIAHARVLISGDTGVAHLATAYRTPSVSLFGPMSPARWGPPDRPYHRALWRGTRSEPGDRPGPGVHPALRAIGVEEVLAAAAEVGDAVTLR; this is translated from the coding sequence GTGATCCTGGCCCTGCGCGCACTGGGCGTCGGCGATCTGGCCACCGGCGTCCCGGCGCTGCGCGCCCTGCGCGCCGCGTTTCCCCGCGAGCCGTTGCTGCTGGCCGCGCCGCCCTGGCTGACGCCGCTGGTCGACCTGATCGGCGGCGTGGACCGGGTCGTGCCCACCGACGGGCTCGCCCCGCGCCGCTGGCGCCTCGACCCGCCCCGGCTGGCGGTCAACCTGCACGGCCGTGGCCCGCAGTCGCACCGGCTGCTGCGCGCCGCCGCCCCCGCCGAGCTGTGGGCGTTCGCCAGCGCCGAGGCCGGGCACCTCGACGGTCCGGTGTGGAACGAGGCGGAACACGAGGTGCACCGCTGGTGCCGGCTGTTGCGCCACCACGGCGTCGCCGCCGACGAGGGCGATCTGGCGCTGGCCGTGCCCGGGCGGCCCGTGCCGCACGGCGTCACGATCATCCATCCGGGGGCGAAGTCGCCCGCGCGGCGCTGGCCCGCCGACCGCTTCGCGGCCGTCGCCCGGCGCCTGCGCGCGGCGGGCCACCGCGTGCTGGTCACGGGTTCCGCGGCCGAGCACGACCTTCGGGTACGCGTGGCGCGGCGCGCCGGGCTGCCCGCCTCGGCCGCCCCCGTGACGGGCCTCGCCGAGCTGGCCGCCCTGATCGCCCACGCCCGCGTGCTGATCAGCGGCGACACCGGGGTCGCGCACCTGGCCACCGCGTACCGGACACCGTCGGTGTCGCTGTTCGGCCCGATGTCGCCGGCCCGGTGGGGGCCGCCGGACCGCCCGTACCATCGGGCGCTGTGGCGGGGCACGCGCAGCGAGCCGGGCGACCGGCCCGGCCCCGGCGTGCATCCGGCGCTGCGGGCCATCGGGGTGGAGGAGGTGCTGGCGGCGGCCGCCGAGGTGGGCGACGCGGTGACGCTTCGATGA
- a CDS encoding SDR family oxidoreductase: protein MDAVLVTGGASGLGAAVVDAVAKAGGRPVVIDRQPPPDGVPGVQCDLADTRAAEAATRQAIELAGGGIDGVVTAAGMDVPGALADVPGETWDRIVAVDLLAPAAVIRAALPALKASHGNVVTVASTLGVKAVGDATAYCAAKFGVVGFTRSLAAELAGQVNVTLLIPGGMRTRFFDDREERYRPGPDAVLNDPADVAAAVLFALSQPPGCAVRELVVAAETETSYP from the coding sequence ATGGACGCGGTGCTCGTCACCGGTGGCGCCAGCGGGCTCGGCGCGGCGGTCGTCGACGCGGTCGCCAAGGCCGGCGGCCGCCCGGTGGTCATCGACCGGCAACCCCCGCCGGACGGCGTACCCGGTGTGCAGTGCGATCTCGCGGACACCCGCGCGGCCGAGGCGGCCACCCGGCAGGCGATCGAGCTGGCCGGCGGCGGCATCGACGGGGTGGTGACGGCGGCCGGGATGGATGTACCCGGCGCGCTGGCCGACGTTCCCGGCGAGACCTGGGACCGGATCGTCGCGGTCGACCTGCTGGCCCCCGCCGCGGTGATCCGGGCGGCGCTGCCCGCCCTGAAGGCCTCGCACGGCAACGTGGTGACCGTGGCGTCCACCTTGGGCGTCAAGGCGGTCGGCGACGCCACCGCCTACTGCGCCGCGAAGTTCGGCGTGGTCGGTTTCACCCGGTCCCTGGCCGCCGAGCTGGCGGGCCAGGTCAACGTCACCCTGCTGATCCCCGGCGGGATGCGGACCCGGTTCTTCGACGACCGCGAGGAGCGGTACCGGCCGGGCCCGGACGCGGTCCTCAACGACCCGGCCGACGTGGCGGCCGCGGTGCTGTTCGCGCTGAGCCAGCCGCCCGGCTGCGCCGTGCGGGAGCTGGTCGTGGCCGCCGAGACCGAGACGTCGTACCCGTGA
- a CDS encoding glycosyltransferase — MRIAMISEHASPLATLGGVDAGGQNRHVAELSRALAAAGHEIRVYTRRDSPDLPAMVRLGDGVNVVHVPAGPPSVLPKDELLPFMGAFGDWLAGQWSGDWRPDVAHAHFWMSGLATVSAAGARGLPVVQTYHALGSVKRRYQGAADTSPAQRIGYERTLGRVVDRVIAQCRDEVGELVRLGVPRDHLALVPSGVDVRRFQPTGKAVPRGPGHARILTVTRLVERKGVEDLIHALARVPKAELVVVGGPPAGQLAADPYAVRLREVAERCRVADRVRLVGGVPAQDMPAWYRSADLLAATPWYEPFGMTVLEAMACGVPVVGSAVGGLVDTVVDGVTGELVAPRDPAGLARTLRRLLADHTRRDAYRAASVDRAVHRYSWSRIADRLADVYAAVSVGAPAEVGV, encoded by the coding sequence ATGCGCATCGCGATGATTTCGGAACACGCCAGCCCGCTGGCCACGCTCGGCGGGGTCGACGCGGGCGGGCAGAACAGGCACGTCGCCGAGCTGTCCCGGGCGCTGGCGGCGGCGGGCCACGAGATCCGGGTCTACACCCGGCGCGACAGTCCCGACCTGCCCGCGATGGTCCGGCTCGGCGACGGCGTCAACGTGGTGCACGTACCGGCCGGGCCGCCGAGCGTGCTGCCCAAGGACGAGCTGCTGCCGTTCATGGGCGCCTTCGGTGACTGGCTGGCCGGCCAGTGGTCCGGCGACTGGCGCCCGGACGTGGCGCACGCGCACTTCTGGATGAGCGGGCTCGCCACGGTCAGCGCCGCCGGCGCCCGCGGGCTGCCGGTCGTGCAGACCTATCACGCCCTCGGCTCGGTGAAGCGGCGCTACCAGGGCGCCGCCGACACCAGCCCGGCACAGCGCATCGGGTACGAACGGACGCTGGGCCGCGTGGTCGACCGCGTCATCGCCCAGTGCCGCGACGAGGTCGGCGAACTGGTCCGGCTGGGTGTGCCCCGCGACCACCTGGCCCTGGTGCCGTCCGGTGTGGACGTCCGGCGTTTCCAGCCCACCGGCAAGGCGGTGCCCCGGGGCCCCGGCCACGCCCGGATCCTCACCGTCACCCGCCTGGTCGAACGCAAGGGCGTCGAGGACCTGATCCACGCGCTGGCCCGGGTGCCCAAGGCCGAGCTGGTGGTGGTCGGCGGCCCGCCCGCCGGTCAGCTCGCGGCCGACCCGTACGCGGTCCGGCTGCGCGAGGTCGCCGAGCGCTGCCGGGTGGCCGACCGGGTCCGGCTGGTGGGCGGCGTGCCCGCCCAGGACATGCCGGCGTGGTACCGCTCCGCCGACCTGCTGGCCGCCACACCCTGGTACGAGCCGTTCGGCATGACCGTGCTGGAGGCCATGGCGTGCGGTGTGCCCGTCGTCGGCTCGGCGGTCGGCGGCCTCGTCGACACCGTCGTGGACGGGGTGACCGGCGAGCTGGTCGCGCCCCGCGACCCGGCCGGGCTGGCCCGCACACTACGCCGCCTGCTGGCCGACCACACCCGGCGCGACGCGTACAGGGCGGCCTCGGTGGACCGGGCCGTGCACCGCTACTCCTGGTCGCGGATCGCGGACCGGCTGGCGGACGTGTACGCGGCCGTGTCGGTGGGCGCACCGGCCGAGGTGGGGGTGTGA
- a CDS encoding glycosyltransferase family 2 protein, with protein MTDVTIVVPTVGRPCLGRLLDALAANPPAEVLVVDDRTAPEGPLPVPDWVTVLCGDGRGPAAARNTGWRAAHHEWVAFLDDDVVPGPHWLDDLAADLAGAPDDVGGVQGELRVPLPDGRRPTDWERVTAGLADGAWITADMAYRRAALERVGGFDERLPRAFREDAELALRVRRSGWSLRRGGRRTTHPVRPEDPWVSVRCQRGNADDALLRRLYGRRWRDVLELPAGRRHRHAAITAAGLAATGATLAALATGRRRWRGAALLAATAWAAGTAEFAVARIVPGPRDRREILTMLATSAVIPPLAVAHWLRGWWRWRGARPLPVTARAARRPAEPVRLPAEALR; from the coding sequence ATGACCGACGTCACGATCGTCGTGCCCACGGTGGGCCGCCCGTGCCTCGGGCGTCTCCTGGACGCCCTGGCGGCGAATCCCCCCGCCGAGGTCCTCGTCGTGGACGACCGGACCGCACCCGAGGGTCCGCTGCCGGTGCCGGACTGGGTCACCGTGCTTTGCGGCGACGGGCGGGGACCGGCCGCCGCCCGCAACACCGGCTGGCGGGCCGCCCACCACGAGTGGGTCGCGTTCCTCGACGACGACGTGGTGCCCGGGCCGCACTGGCTCGACGACCTCGCCGCCGACCTCGCCGGGGCGCCCGACGACGTCGGCGGCGTGCAGGGCGAGCTGCGGGTGCCGCTGCCCGACGGCCGGCGGCCCACCGACTGGGAGCGGGTGACCGCGGGACTCGCCGACGGCGCCTGGATCACCGCGGACATGGCGTACCGCCGCGCCGCGCTGGAGCGCGTCGGCGGCTTCGACGAGCGCCTGCCGCGCGCGTTCCGGGAGGACGCCGAACTGGCCCTTCGGGTACGGCGCTCCGGCTGGTCGCTGCGGCGCGGCGGGCGGCGTACCACCCATCCGGTGCGGCCGGAGGATCCGTGGGTGAGCGTGCGCTGCCAGCGCGGCAACGCCGACGACGCCCTGCTGCGCCGCCTCTACGGCAGGCGGTGGCGCGACGTGCTGGAGCTGCCGGCCGGGCGCCGGCACCGGCACGCCGCGATCACCGCCGCCGGGCTCGCCGCGACCGGTGCGACGCTGGCCGCCCTCGCCACCGGCCGCCGGCGGTGGCGCGGCGCCGCGCTGCTGGCCGCCACGGCCTGGGCGGCGGGCACCGCCGAGTTCGCGGTGGCCCGGATCGTCCCGGGTCCCCGCGACCGGCGGGAGATCCTGACGATGCTCGCCACCAGCGCCGTGATCCCACCGCTGGCCGTCGCGCACTGGCTGCGCGGATGGTGGCGGTGGCGCGGGGCCCGGCCCCTGCCGGTCACGGCGCGCGCGGCCCGGCGACCAGCGGAACCGGTCCGCCTTCCGGCGGAGGCGCTGCGATGA
- a CDS encoding PfkB family carbohydrate kinase gives MSRLVVVGDTLLDRDVDGAVRRIAPDAPAPVLDEEHVRERPGGAGLAALLAAADGHRVALVTALADDAAGARLCELLTAAGVEVHALPLPGATPEKVRLRAHGQVLLRLDRGGDPQPPGDAPPALLDVLRTATAILVSDYGRGVARHPAVRAALADATAPVVWDPHPKGPPPVPDARLVTPNLAEVCALSGDAGGGSSLTTAQRAGHLLRQRWRAGAVAVTCGGEGAVLCHAGPTPLVVPAPAVTVGDTCGAGDRFAVTAALALADGALVSEAVQQAVAAATTYVSAPPPVPRQATAAERIGADDAGRLVAEVRARHGTVVATGGCFDLLHAGHLATLRAARQLGDCLIVCLNSDASVRGLKGPDRPLTAEADRCRLLAALDCVDAVVVFDEPTPEAVLSWLRPDVWVKGGDYADGGPELPEADLVRRWGGQTVVVPYLDGRSTTRTIAAARAAAGSRR, from the coding sequence ATGAGCAGGCTGGTCGTCGTCGGTGACACCCTTCTCGACCGCGATGTCGACGGCGCGGTCCGCCGGATCGCCCCGGACGCACCCGCGCCCGTGCTGGACGAGGAGCACGTCCGTGAGCGGCCCGGCGGGGCGGGGCTGGCCGCGTTGCTGGCGGCCGCCGACGGCCACCGCGTCGCGCTGGTCACCGCGCTGGCCGACGACGCGGCAGGCGCCCGGCTCTGCGAGTTGCTTACCGCGGCGGGCGTGGAGGTGCATGCCCTGCCGCTGCCCGGCGCCACCCCGGAGAAGGTCCGGCTGCGCGCCCACGGCCAGGTGTTGCTGCGCCTGGACCGGGGCGGCGACCCGCAGCCGCCCGGCGACGCGCCACCGGCCCTGCTCGACGTGCTGCGGACCGCCACCGCGATCCTGGTCAGCGACTACGGTCGCGGCGTCGCCCGGCATCCGGCGGTGCGGGCCGCGCTGGCGGACGCCACCGCACCGGTGGTCTGGGATCCGCATCCCAAGGGGCCGCCGCCGGTGCCCGACGCCCGCCTGGTCACACCGAACCTCGCCGAGGTGTGCGCGCTGTCCGGCGACGCCGGGGGCGGCTCGTCGCTGACCACCGCCCAGCGGGCCGGTCACCTGCTGCGGCAGCGCTGGCGGGCCGGGGCCGTCGCGGTCACCTGCGGCGGCGAGGGCGCGGTGCTCTGCCACGCGGGGCCCACGCCGCTGGTCGTGCCCGCCCCGGCGGTGACCGTGGGGGACACATGCGGCGCGGGCGACCGGTTCGCCGTCACGGCGGCGCTGGCCCTCGCGGACGGCGCCCTGGTCTCCGAGGCGGTGCAGCAGGCCGTGGCCGCGGCCACGACGTACGTGTCCGCGCCGCCGCCCGTGCCCCGGCAGGCCACGGCGGCCGAACGCATCGGCGCCGACGACGCCGGACGGCTGGTCGCCGAGGTACGCGCCCGCCACGGCACCGTGGTGGCCACCGGCGGCTGCTTCGACCTGCTGCACGCCGGCCACCTGGCCACCCTGCGCGCGGCCCGGCAACTGGGCGACTGCCTGATCGTCTGCCTCAACAGCGACGCCTCGGTACGCGGCCTCAAGGGCCCCGACCGCCCCCTGACCGCCGAGGCCGACCGGTGTCGCCTGCTGGCCGCCCTGGACTGCGTCGACGCGGTGGTCGTGTTCGACGAGCCGACCCCCGAGGCGGTGCTGTCCTGGCTGCGCCCCGACGTGTGGGTCAAGGGCGGCGACTACGCCGACGGCGGACCCGAACTGCCCGAGGCCGACCTCGTACGGCGCTGGGGCGGGCAGACCGTCGTCGTGCCGTACCTGGACGGCCGTTCCACCACCCGGACCATCGCCGCGGCCCGTGCCGCGGCCGGAAGCAGGAGGTAG